A genome region from Deltaproteobacteria bacterium includes the following:
- a CDS encoding response regulator codes for MPPNVPPLGRILVVDDEHELLAALTDALSAQGYDTTGCDSGAAALAALRERPFDAVLSDLMMPGMDGIALLREALTLAPDLAGIIMTGQGTIQSALEAMKSGAFDYVLKPFKLSLILPVLSRAVAVRRLREENVQLQQAVAIYELSHAIAETLDLDTVLEQVAEAALAQARADGVCVLLPGESGGELRVARSRGRPCRWALGEPLLAFEEGAPADSALLPMRAGNALTGAIHLHFSRPRRGLTTGERKALGLLTTIAGSAVQNAQLHAQLQEEAQVTAALARVGREMISSLDTPVLLNRLCQLTVELLQCDVSHTFQLRPEHGGYVATAGAGDSPEQFQALQVTRIAPAVLVGLLARLQTEAVVAAGTGAAPPPLGGAGALLCGALRRGEQIIGLHTAGRLLAQPFTPRQQRLAAGIAQLGSLALANAYVAEELQQVNQLKSDFVATISHELRTPLHVIMGYNQLLESEGFGPVSGEQIEVLRQMQASAEDLLRLVNATLDLGRLESGRLPLRFGETQAGELLRQVEGETAALRAAKPLLRFSWQAAADTPPLVTDLQRLKVVLRNLIDNAVKFTAAGGVTVSIAGREGGVEIAVADTGIGIAPEVFPIIFEPFRQGEHAMTRRYGGVGLGLYIARRMLDALGGTISAESVPGQGSTFRVRLPVRSQRQAA; via the coding sequence ATGCCACCCAACGTTCCACCACTGGGCCGCATTCTCGTCGTCGATGACGAACATGAGTTGCTCGCGGCGCTGACCGACGCCCTCAGTGCGCAGGGCTACGACACCACCGGCTGTGACTCGGGGGCGGCGGCGCTGGCGGCGCTGCGGGAGCGGCCTTTCGACGCCGTGCTCAGCGACCTGATGATGCCGGGCATGGACGGGATCGCGCTCTTGCGCGAGGCGCTCACGCTCGCCCCCGACCTGGCCGGCATCATCATGACCGGGCAGGGCACGATCCAGAGCGCCCTCGAGGCGATGAAGAGCGGCGCCTTCGACTACGTGCTCAAGCCCTTCAAGCTCAGCCTGATCCTGCCGGTGCTGTCGCGCGCCGTCGCCGTGCGCCGGCTGCGCGAAGAGAATGTGCAGTTGCAACAGGCGGTGGCAATCTACGAGCTCAGCCACGCGATCGCCGAGACCCTCGACCTCGACACGGTGCTCGAGCAGGTAGCCGAGGCCGCGCTGGCGCAGGCTCGCGCCGACGGCGTCTGTGTTCTGCTTCCCGGTGAGAGCGGCGGCGAGTTGCGGGTCGCACGCAGCCGCGGCCGGCCCTGCCGCTGGGCGCTGGGCGAGCCGCTGCTTGCGTTTGAAGAGGGCGCGCCGGCCGACAGCGCGCTGCTGCCGATGCGTGCCGGCAACGCTCTGACCGGCGCCATTCATCTGCACTTCAGCAGACCGCGGCGCGGCCTCACCACGGGTGAACGCAAGGCGTTGGGCCTGCTCACCACCATCGCCGGCTCGGCGGTACAGAACGCTCAGCTGCACGCCCAATTACAGGAGGAAGCTCAGGTCACCGCCGCCCTGGCCCGCGTCGGGCGCGAGATGATCTCTTCCCTCGACACCCCGGTGCTGCTCAACCGCTTGTGCCAGCTGACCGTCGAGTTGTTGCAGTGCGATGTCAGCCACACCTTCCAGCTGCGCCCCGAGCACGGCGGCTACGTCGCCACCGCCGGGGCCGGCGATAGCCCCGAGCAGTTCCAGGCCCTGCAAGTCACCCGGATCGCACCGGCGGTGTTGGTGGGCTTGCTGGCACGGCTACAGACCGAGGCGGTGGTGGCGGCTGGCACCGGCGCGGCCCCGCCGCCGTTGGGTGGCGCCGGGGCGCTGCTCTGCGGCGCACTGCGCCGGGGCGAACAGATCATCGGCCTGCACACCGCCGGGCGGCTGCTGGCACAGCCGTTTACGCCCCGGCAGCAGCGTTTGGCCGCCGGCATCGCGCAACTCGGCTCGCTCGCACTCGCCAACGCTTACGTGGCCGAGGAGCTGCAGCAGGTCAACCAGCTGAAGTCGGACTTCGTTGCCACCATCTCGCACGAGCTGCGCACTCCACTGCATGTGATCATGGGGTACAACCAATTGCTGGAGTCGGAGGGCTTCGGCCCGGTCAGCGGCGAGCAGATCGAGGTGCTGCGCCAGATGCAGGCCAGCGCCGAAGATCTGTTGCGGCTGGTCAATGCCACCCTCGATCTCGGCCGGCTGGAAAGCGGCCGGCTGCCGCTCCGCTTCGGCGAAACCCAGGCGGGCGAGTTACTGCGCCAGGTGGAAGGGGAGACTGCCGCGCTCCGCGCCGCCAAGCCGCTGCTGCGTTTCTCGTGGCAGGCGGCGGCGGACACGCCGCCGCTGGTCACCGACCTGCAGCGGCTCAAGGTGGTGCTGCGTAACCTGATCGACAACGCGGTCAAGTTCACCGCGGCGGGCGGCGTCACCGTCAGCATTGCGGGCCGCGAAGGCGGCGTCGAGATCGCAGTGGCTGATACCGGCATCGGCATTGCCCCCGAGGTCTTCCCGATCATCTTCGAGCCCTTTCGCCAGGGCGAGCATGCCATGACCCGGCGCTACGGCGGCGTCGGCCTGGGCCTGTACATCGCCCGGCGCATGCTCGATGCCCTCGGCGGCACCATCAGCGCCGAAAGCGTCCCGGGCCAAGGCTCGACCTTTCGCGTCCGGCTGCCCGTACGCAGCCAGCGCCAAGCGGCCTGA
- a CDS encoding response regulator has translation MIVADEIPPAQDTGAFEEPVSLLLVDDRPENLLALEALLDHQRGYELVKAQSGREALRQVLARDFAVILLDVMMPEMDGFETAALIRQRERSRATPIIFLTAVSLDSAHMLKGYALGAVDYLTKPFIPEVLRAKVAVLVELSRKSQALARSEAQLRLLNETLEQQVAERTAALQAKTDEAAAMSQQLWLTAKLATMGELAASIAHELNNPLATVTLRTESLLAQCAPDDPRQAVLNVIAQEVERMASLVANLLQFSRRAGKQISSLNLCEEVAATLDLIHYHLRKRNIAVERACPADIPLIHADRQQLRQVLLNLLTNAADAMPQGGKLRLEVRAEPPLLVIEIADTGSGIAAGDLPRVMQPFFTTKPEGKGTGLGLPICKRIIEEHGGRIDIHSVVGQGTTVRATLPLAPAAGGVHVQI, from the coding sequence ATGATCGTCGCTGACGAAATTCCGCCCGCACAAGACACCGGCGCTTTCGAAGAACCGGTCAGCCTGTTGCTGGTCGACGACCGGCCGGAGAATTTGCTGGCGCTGGAGGCCCTGCTCGATCACCAGCGAGGCTACGAGCTGGTGAAGGCGCAATCGGGGCGCGAGGCGTTGCGCCAGGTACTGGCACGCGACTTCGCGGTGATTCTGCTCGATGTGATGATGCCCGAGATGGACGGCTTCGAGACCGCCGCGCTGATCCGCCAGCGCGAGCGCTCGCGCGCTACCCCGATCATCTTCCTCACCGCCGTCAGTCTCGACTCGGCGCACATGCTCAAGGGCTACGCCCTCGGCGCGGTCGATTACCTGACCAAGCCGTTCATCCCCGAGGTGCTGCGCGCGAAGGTGGCGGTGTTGGTCGAGCTCTCTCGCAAGTCGCAGGCGCTGGCGCGCTCGGAGGCACAGCTGCGCCTGCTCAACGAGACCCTGGAGCAACAGGTGGCCGAGCGCACCGCGGCACTACAGGCCAAAACCGATGAGGCGGCGGCCATGTCGCAGCAGCTCTGGCTCACCGCCAAGCTGGCCACCATGGGCGAGCTGGCCGCCAGTATCGCTCACGAGCTCAATAACCCGCTGGCAACGGTGACGCTGCGTACCGAGTCGCTGCTGGCGCAGTGCGCGCCGGACGATCCCCGACAAGCCGTGCTCAACGTCATCGCGCAAGAGGTCGAACGGATGGCCAGCCTGGTGGCCAACCTGCTGCAATTCAGCCGGCGCGCCGGCAAGCAGATCTCCAGCCTAAACCTCTGCGAAGAAGTGGCGGCGACTTTGGATCTGATCCACTACCACCTGCGTAAACGCAACATCGCGGTCGAGCGCGCCTGCCCCGCCGACATTCCGCTGATTCACGCCGACCGCCAGCAACTGCGCCAGGTGCTGCTCAACCTCTTAACCAACGCCGCCGACGCCATGCCGCAGGGGGGTAAGCTGCGCCTCGAGGTGCGCGCCGAGCCGCCGCTCCTGGTGATCGAAATCGCCGACACCGGCAGCGGTATCGCCGCCGGCGACCTGCCCCGGGTGATGCAGCCGTTCTTCACCACCAAACCCGAAGGCAAGGGCACCGGCTTAGGGCTGCCGATCTGCAAACGCATCATCGAGGAGCACGGCGGGCGCATCGATATCCACAGCGTGGTCGGCCAAGGCACGACCGTGCGGGCCACGCTGCCGCTCGCCCCCGCCGCGGGCGGCGTTCACGTGCAGATCTAG
- a CDS encoding endonuclease domain-containing protein, with protein MKSDPRTRSTRARSRALRREGSDAEAALWRRLRARRLAGAKFRRQHPIGPYFADFCCVEARLVVEIDGGQHAAAAGRDGARTACLAAHGFRVIRFWNHDVLEKTEAVLQAIGLELGRALGAARL; from the coding sequence ATGAAGAGCGACCCGCGAACGCGAAGTACGCGCGCGCGCTCCCGCGCACTGCGTCGCGAAGGCAGTGATGCTGAGGCTGCACTTTGGCGCCGGCTGCGCGCTCGCCGACTGGCCGGGGCTAAATTTCGCCGGCAGCATCCCATTGGTCCCTACTTCGCCGACTTCTGCTGCGTCGAGGCGCGGCTGGTTGTCGAGATCGATGGCGGACAACACGCCGCAGCGGCCGGGCGCGATGGCGCTCGAACCGCGTGCCTGGCGGCGCACGGCTTTCGCGTCATTCGATTCTGGAATCACGACGTCTTGGAGAAGACAGAGGCAGTGCTGCAAGCGATTGGGCTCGAGCTTGGGCGAGCGCTCGGGGCTGCGCGTCTTTGA
- a CDS encoding chemotaxis protein CheB: MVAPSAIVVIGASLGGTRALQAVLPALPAGFPLPIAVVLHRSADSEAGLGSALQQDCRLTVVEAEDKQEIERGHVYLAPAGYHLLIEGGHCALSIEEPVNFALPSIDVLFESAADSCGERVVGVVLTGNSSDGAEGLATIKRHGGLVIVQDPATAEGTIMPAAAIAATKVDEILPLIEIGPFLARLAQ, translated from the coding sequence ATGGTCGCGCCCTCCGCTATCGTGGTCATCGGCGCCTCGTTGGGTGGCACGCGCGCGCTGCAAGCGGTGCTGCCGGCGCTGCCGGCGGGGTTTCCGTTGCCGATCGCCGTGGTGCTGCACCGCAGTGCGGACAGCGAGGCCGGTCTTGGCTCCGCGTTGCAACAAGACTGCCGCCTGACGGTGGTCGAGGCCGAGGACAAGCAGGAGATCGAGCGCGGGCACGTCTACCTGGCGCCGGCCGGCTATCACTTGCTGATTGAGGGTGGTCACTGTGCGCTCTCGATCGAGGAGCCGGTGAACTTTGCTCTGCCGTCGATCGACGTGCTGTTCGAGTCGGCGGCCGACAGCTGCGGTGAGCGCGTTGTCGGCGTGGTGCTCACCGGCAACAGTTCCGATGGCGCTGAAGGTCTGGCCACCATCAAGCGCCACGGCGGCCTGGTCATCGTGCAGGACCCAGCCACCGCCGAAGGCACCATCATGCCCGCGGCCGCAATCGCCGCCACCAAGGTCGATGAGATCCTGCCGCTCATCGAGATCGGCCCGTTCCTGGCGAGGTTGGCGCAATGA
- a CDS encoding protein-glutamate O-methyltransferase CheR, with product MAEIAKTSVEDIELSLFLEGIFRRYGYDFRDYAPASLQRRIRKCMRDEQLHTVSALQDRVLHDPAAMQRFLHTVSIDVTAMFRDPTFYCAFRQRVVPLLRSQPSLRIWHAGCAAGEEVYSMAILLQEEGLSERSRLYATDMNTLGLDKGKAGIFRLKAMQGYTENYQKAGGKRSFSEYYSARYDHAIFQDSLKQNIVWAEHNLVTDRSFNEFQVILCRNVLIYFNQSLQKRVHKLLYESLALQGILALGSKETLQFTPYADCFESLDDREKIFRKVK from the coding sequence ATGGCTGAGATCGCCAAGACCAGCGTCGAAGACATCGAGCTTTCGCTCTTCCTCGAGGGCATCTTTCGCCGCTACGGCTACGATTTCCGCGACTACGCGCCGGCCTCGCTGCAGCGCCGCATCCGCAAGTGCATGCGCGACGAGCAGCTCCACACCGTCTCGGCGTTGCAAGACCGCGTGCTGCACGACCCGGCGGCGATGCAGCGCTTTCTGCATACGGTCTCCATCGATGTCACGGCCATGTTTCGTGACCCGACCTTTTATTGCGCCTTTCGCCAACGAGTCGTGCCGCTTTTGCGCAGCCAGCCGAGCCTGCGCATCTGGCACGCCGGCTGCGCCGCGGGCGAGGAAGTCTACTCGATGGCCATCCTGCTGCAGGAAGAAGGCCTCTCCGAGCGCAGCCGCCTTTACGCCACCGACATGAACACCCTCGGCCTGGACAAGGGCAAGGCGGGCATCTTCCGACTCAAGGCCATGCAGGGCTATACCGAAAACTACCAGAAAGCCGGCGGCAAGCGCTCGTTCTCGGAGTACTACAGCGCGCGCTACGACCACGCCATCTTCCAGGACTCGCTCAAGCAGAACATCGTCTGGGCCGAGCACAACCTGGTGACCGACCGCTCCTTCAACGAGTTCCAGGTCATCCTCTGCCGCAACGTGCTGATCTACTTCAACCAGTCGCTGCAAAAGCGCGTGCACAAGCTACTCTACGAAAGCCTGGCGCTGCAAGGCATCCTGGCGCTGGGCAGCAAGGAGACGTTGCAGTTCACGCCCTACGCCGACTGCTTCGAGAGCCTCGATGACCGCGAGAAGATCTTTCGAAAGGTGAAGTGA